Proteins from one Nyctibius grandis isolate bNycGra1 chromosome 2, bNycGra1.pri, whole genome shotgun sequence genomic window:
- the RNF6 gene encoding E3 ubiquitin-protein ligase RNF6, whose protein sequence is MDRSRHRAGNGNEQASSREHSHGEDERQRQLERLSREEAYYQFINELNEDDYRLMRDRNLLGTPGEITAEELQQRLEGAKERLASQTDLDNREGEGRTVGDSDVLGENSNGDSLLEWLNTFRRTGNATRSGQSGNQTWRAVSRTNPNSGEFRFSLEININHEHNSFETAGEEYVGIDSSRMYLERRHQRAVSPVTPRTRSRTAREANREPSNTARTRSVRSSVAQSSEAASHPVSGRLRSRTRELTGLSQTNTARNNSAAPREQREMTERGTSTRVTRGRARTSVRMSTNQRLEILRLRSTLSSRSRSPLQRQGDTAHSEEHGQRQDRNAQQVTRSRRQTAQPSPQAAEEQARGNTQTLQLSSVDPSLGITVEEEETSRPVAAVRRHPTITLDLQVRRIRPGENRDRDSIASRTRSRVGMAENTVTFESDSGGFRRTISRSERAGIRTYVSTIRIPLRRISETGLGEPSSVALRSILRQIMTGFGELSSLMETESNSEGQRGSHHSPDVQSEQNNSSSANNRSDPSEVSSTNGHAVEGSREANGRSDDIQRYGRNNENQDNSQSQDANNLVENGTLPILRLAHFFLLNEDYDDDRLRGLTKEQIDNLSTRNYGDIHTENEISKTCSVCINEYVTGNKLRQLPCMHEFHIHCIDRWLSENSTCPICRQPVLGSNASDND, encoded by the exons ATGGATCGCTCTCGGCACCGTGCAGGAAATGGCAATGAGCAGGCATCTTCACGAGAGCATAGTCATGGTGAAGATGAGAGACAACGACAGCTGGAGCGCCTCAGTAGGGAGGAGGCCTATTACCAGTTCATTAATGAACTCAATGAAGATGACTACAGGTTAATGAGAGACCGCAACCTACTTGGCACTCCTG GGGAAATAACAGCAGAAGAGTTGCAGCAACGCTTGGAGGGGGCTAAGGAGCGTCTGGCATCACAGACTGATCTGGATAACAGAGAAGGTGAAGGTAGAACTGTTGGAG ATTCTGATGTTCTTGGAGAAAACTCAAATGGGGACTCTTTGCTTGAATGGCTGAACACATTTCGTCGCACAGGAAATGCCACTCGCAGTGGACAGAGTGGGAACCAAACCTGGAGAGCCGTGAGTCGAACAAATCCAAACAGCGGGGAGTTCCGATTTAGTCTTGAAATCAACATAAACCATGAGCATAACAGTTTTGAAACTGCTGGTGAGGAGTATGTGGGTATAGATAGTAGCAGAATGTATTTAGAAAGAAGACATCAAAGAGCTGTCAGTCCAGTAACCCCACGAACGAGGAGCAGGACTGCAAGAGAGGCAAACAGGGAGCCTTCAAACACTGCAAGGACCAGGTCTGTAAGAAGTTCCGTGGCACAAAGCTCTGAAGCAGCCTCTCATCCAGTCTCAGGGAGGCTCAGGAGTAGAACAAGGGAGTTGACAGGCCTTTCCCAAACAAATACTGCACGTAATAATTCTGCAGCTCCTCGCGAACAAagagaaatgacagaaagaGGTACTTCCACAAGAGTCACAAGAGGTAGAGCTAGAACTAGTGTTCGGATGAGTACAAACCAAAGACTAGAAATTCTGCGGCTGAGGTCTACTTTAAGTAGCCGAAGCCGCTCTCCACTGCAAAGGCAAGGCGATACTGCTCACTCGGAGGAACATGGGCAGAGGCAGGATAGAAATGCACAGCAAGTCACCAGAAGTAGAAGACAAACAGCTCAGccctctccacaggctgctgaAGAACAAGCAAGAGGTAACACTCAGACTCTTCAGCTTTCTAGTGTAGACCCATCCTTGGGAATAActgtggaagaggaggaaactAGTAGGCCAGTAGCTGCTGTTAGAAGGCATCCAACAATTACATTAGATCTTCAGGTGAGAAGAATTCGTCCTGGAGAAAACAGAGATCGGGACAGTATTGCCAGTCGAACTCGTTCTAGAGTAGGAATGGCAGAAAACACAGTTACCTTTGAAAGTGACAGTGGGGGATTTCGGCGTACGATATCACGATCAGAACGTGCGGGTATTCGAACCTACGTTAGCACTATACGGATACCTCTTCGTCGGATTTCAGAAACCGGACTTGGTGAACCTTCATCAGTGGCTCTTCGATCAATCCTTAGACAAATTATGACAGGCTTTGGAGAACTGAGTTCTTTAATGGAAACTGAATCTAACTCAGAAGGGCAAAGAGGTAGTCATCACTCACCGGATGTACAGTCAGAGCAGAATAACTCAAGTTCAGCAAACAATAGGAGTGATCCAAGTGAAGTTTCATCTACAAATGGGCACGCAGTAGAAGGCAGCAGGGAAGCAAATGGACGCAGTGATGATATTCAACGCTATGGTCGCAATAATGAAAACCAAGATAACAGCCAGTCTCAAGATGCTAACAACCTAGTGGAAAATGGAACACTGCCCATACTTCGACTTGCCCACTTCTTCCTACTGAATGAAGATTATGATGATGATCGTTTAAGAGGTTTAACCAAAGAGCAGATTGACAATCTTTCTACCCGGAACTATGGGGATATtcacactgaaaatgaaataagtaAAACGTGTAGTGTTTGcattaatgaatatgtaacaGGGAATAAGCTAAGGCAGTTACCTTGTATGCATGAGTTCCATATTCATTGTATTGATCGCTGGCTTTCTGAAAACTCCACTTGCCCAATTTGTCGGCAGCCTGTGTTGGGCTCTAATGCCTCAGACAATGACTAG